From one Melioribacteraceae bacterium genomic stretch:
- a CDS encoding zinc-binding dehydrogenase: MKAALLYGPHDWRIEEIESPKYEDDELIISIKACGVCHSELHQWEHKIDGLDYPRFIGHEAAGIVKSVGKKIKKFKEGDRVALWIFGKGFAEEVTVKENQVFPIEDFVSFEEALAEPISCTTNALIKTNIQIADTVALVGTGFMGLILLQQLKHQGVSKIVAIDVRDEILTVAKELGADVVLNPLKEDVPAEIKKLTNDQGVDVSFEVGGVQATLDMVPQITRMEGKVVIFGYHPGKRIINDLGYWNWMAWDIINGHFRNMDTILDGSRRGMDMVNTKKINMKPLVTHVYKLNEIEDAFMAAKNKPDGFIKAVVVMD, from the coding sequence ATGAAAGCGGCTTTATTATACGGACCACACGATTGGCGAATTGAAGAAATTGAATCTCCAAAGTATGAAGACGATGAATTAATCATCTCAATTAAAGCATGCGGTGTATGCCATTCGGAATTGCATCAATGGGAACATAAAATTGATGGATTAGATTATCCTAGATTTATTGGGCACGAAGCAGCAGGAATTGTAAAATCTGTCGGTAAAAAAATTAAAAAGTTTAAAGAAGGTGACCGAGTTGCTTTGTGGATTTTCGGTAAAGGATTTGCCGAAGAAGTTACGGTAAAAGAAAATCAAGTATTTCCTATTGAGGACTTTGTTTCATTTGAAGAAGCTTTGGCTGAACCAATTTCTTGTACGACAAATGCTCTTATCAAAACTAATATCCAAATTGCCGATACTGTTGCACTAGTTGGAACTGGATTCATGGGATTAATATTGTTACAACAATTGAAACATCAAGGCGTTTCAAAAATAGTAGCAATTGATGTACGCGATGAAATTTTGACAGTTGCTAAAGAACTTGGTGCTGATGTTGTCTTAAATCCTTTGAAGGAAGATGTGCCTGCTGAAATAAAAAAATTGACTAACGATCAAGGTGTAGATGTTTCCTTTGAAGTCGGTGGTGTTCAAGCTACTCTTGATATGGTTCCACAAATCACAAGAATGGAAGGCAAAGTTGTAATCTTCGGCTACCATCCCGGTAAAAGAATTATAAATGATCTTGGTTATTGGAATTGGATGGCTTGGGATATTATAAACGGGCACTTTAGAAATATGGATACGATACTTGATGGGTCTCGACGAGGGATGGATATGGTAAATACAAAAAAAATTAACATGAAACCTTTAGTTACACATGTATATAAATTGAATGAAATAGAAGATGCATTTATGGCGGCAAAAAATAAACCTGATGGTTTTATTAAAGCTGTCGTTGTAATGGATTGA